In Spirobacillus cienkowskii, a genomic segment contains:
- the flhA gene encoding flagellar biosynthesis protein FlhA, whose protein sequence is MSNTQNQIGEGGLLTTSQSSFLSRSPDLMIATVIIGTVLMMIFPLPAVLIDLMLALSISVSLIILMVSIYITKPLEFGVFPTLLLISTLFRLSLNVATTRNILLHGADGDVANLVVAFGKVVVGGNFFVGFVIFVILMVINFIVITKGAGRVAEVAARFTLDAMPGKQMAIDAELNAGHINADEAKKRRKSVEKEADFYGAMDGASKFVRGDAIAGIIITLVNIIVGFAIGILMYKLPPVDAVAKFTLLAVGDGLISAIPALMISTAAGIIVTRATSEGNLGVEVLNQIRIHPKAFYIAGGLIFLLAIIPGFPKIPFFTLSIFLAFLGRASSKWIERKNITDENLKYADDLKKGEKDTNSLDNLMKVDMIAIEVGHALVPLIDPAQDGEIVDRIQGIRKQFAQEMGIIIPQVQLRDNLQLEPGGYQILLKGNKIAFGNLMVDYFLAMDPGTVEHPIHGEVTKDPVYGLPAIWVHKRDKEEAVFRGYTVVNCSTVIATNITKVLKEHAADLLTRQDVQYLIDKLKESNPKVVDEVMQSDRLNLGEIVKVMQNLLREDVSVRDILTLFECLADHCRIIKNPDVLAEQCRKNFGRNIVQKYTNEKDELIVVTFDRLIEDILSGGLVTTENGSTYLNLDAKNAQEILQKLLRSMQIFDKEGTQPILLISARMRQAFYKLVSRYVPHLVVLSYDEIPTEINVKNLELIV, encoded by the coding sequence ATTACAAAACCCCTCGAATTTGGAGTATTTCCAACTTTACTATTAATTTCAACATTATTTAGACTTTCGTTAAACGTAGCTACAACAAGAAATATATTATTACATGGCGCTGATGGTGATGTTGCAAATTTGGTTGTCGCGTTTGGTAAAGTTGTGGTAGGCGGAAATTTTTTTGTTGGTTTTGTAATTTTTGTCATTCTTATGGTTATTAATTTTATTGTTATTACTAAAGGTGCGGGACGCGTTGCAGAAGTTGCTGCTCGTTTTACTTTGGATGCAATGCCTGGAAAGCAAATGGCAATCGATGCAGAATTGAATGCAGGACATATTAATGCTGATGAGGCTAAAAAAAGAAGAAAATCAGTAGAAAAAGAGGCTGATTTTTATGGTGCAATGGATGGTGCAAGTAAGTTTGTACGTGGAGATGCAATTGCAGGGATAATCATCACACTTGTAAATATTATTGTTGGATTTGCGATTGGAATTTTAATGTACAAATTGCCACCTGTTGATGCTGTTGCAAAGTTTACTTTGCTCGCAGTCGGTGATGGTCTTATAAGCGCAATTCCAGCGCTTATGATTTCAACAGCTGCAGGTATTATAGTAACAAGAGCAACCAGTGAAGGAAATTTGGGCGTTGAAGTATTAAATCAGATTAGAATTCACCCTAAGGCTTTTTATATTGCTGGAGGTTTAATTTTTTTGTTAGCGATAATTCCTGGTTTTCCAAAAATTCCTTTTTTTACTTTATCTATATTTCTTGCTTTTTTAGGACGTGCTTCAAGTAAATGGATTGAAAGAAAAAATATCACAGATGAAAATTTAAAGTATGCGGATGATCTTAAAAAAGGAGAAAAGGATACCAATAGTTTAGACAATTTGATGAAAGTTGACATGATTGCAATAGAGGTTGGTCATGCATTAGTTCCTTTAATCGATCCAGCACAAGATGGCGAAATTGTTGATAGAATTCAGGGTATTAGAAAACAATTTGCCCAAGAAATGGGAATAATTATTCCTCAAGTACAATTGCGGGATAATTTGCAACTTGAGCCAGGTGGGTATCAGATTTTATTAAAAGGGAACAAAATAGCGTTTGGAAATTTAATGGTTGATTATTTTTTAGCCATGGATCCAGGAACTGTCGAACATCCTATTCATGGAGAAGTAACAAAAGATCCAGTATACGGACTTCCTGCTATTTGGGTTCATAAAAGAGATAAAGAAGAAGCCGTATTTAGAGGGTATACAGTTGTAAACTGCTCAACAGTTATAGCAACAAATATTACAAAGGTTTTAAAAGAGCATGCTGCAGATTTGTTAACTCGGCAAGATGTTCAGTATTTAATTGATAAGTTAAAAGAATCTAATCCGAAAGTAGTCGATGAAGTTATGCAATCTGATAGATTAAATTTAGGAGAAATTGTTAAGGTAATGCAAAACCTGCTTCGTGAAGACGTGTCAGTTCGAGACATTCTTACCCTGTTTGAGTGCTTGGCAGATCATTGTAGAATAATTAAAAATCCTGATGTTCTTGCAGAACAATGTCGTAAAAATTTTGGAAGAAATATTGTCCAAAAGTATACAAACGAAAAGGATGAATTGATTGTTGTTACATTTGATAGATTAATCGAAGACATTTTATCTGGAGGTCTTGTGACAACAGAAAATGGATCGACATATTTAAACTTAGATGCAAAAAATGCTCAGGAAATACTGCAAAAATTATTGAGATCTATGCAAATTTTTGACAAAGAAGGAACGCAGCCAATTTTATTAATTAGTGCAAGAATGCGGCAAGCATTTTATAAATTAGTTTCAAGATATGTCCCTCATTTAGTTGTGCTATCATATGATGAAATACCTACAGAAATTAATGTTAAAAACTTAGAATTGATAGTTTAA
- the flhF gene encoding flagellar biosynthesis protein FlhF, with the protein MDIRRFESFSLQDAIKLVKLELGRDAVILSTREKEVYSEELEKNCKIYEVTASPSATINGKVINQKAGLALPKVDFPKVKSKNEATIVKGSQIKKPLLTPTLSNLNPETRNMAKTFANALNRDFAKDKIINVEKSKINSNYVANVDEVNSLRSELVRVRKEIESLPQVDVTEQIQEIKVLLHDIMKEKYKKSCDSANNFVTDIGIRLRSSGVSENFINQLVSWLISLEDPKTKEDLINSNEKLREFYLSSTIKYIFRYLKVTGPFRDEANQKKVICLVGPTGVGKTTTLAKIAAKLKINDGKNVELVSLDSYRIAAADQLRIYSKILECPFAELSDKNELINFISKKHSYQYILIDTAGRSSRFSDQMMSLKKLGEAPLPIEFHLVLSCTMKQRDIDETIRGFRFLSLSSLIFTKLDESWAFGEILNSSIQNKIPLSYFTTGQRVPEDIEIASKERVVERLLRL; encoded by the coding sequence ATGGATATTAGAAGGTTTGAGTCATTCTCCTTACAGGATGCTATAAAGCTTGTAAAGCTAGAGCTAGGACGTGATGCAGTCATTCTTTCAACACGTGAAAAAGAAGTATATTCAGAAGAATTAGAAAAAAACTGTAAAATATATGAAGTTACTGCAAGTCCAAGTGCAACAATTAATGGTAAAGTTATAAATCAAAAGGCAGGTTTAGCATTGCCTAAGGTAGACTTTCCAAAGGTAAAATCAAAAAATGAGGCCACAATTGTTAAAGGCTCTCAAATAAAGAAACCGTTGTTAACTCCTACTCTTTCTAATTTAAATCCTGAAACGAGAAATATGGCAAAGACCTTTGCAAATGCTTTGAATAGAGATTTTGCAAAGGATAAAATAATTAATGTAGAAAAAAGCAAAATAAATTCAAATTATGTTGCTAATGTGGATGAAGTCAATTCTCTTCGCTCTGAATTAGTAAGAGTTAGAAAAGAAATTGAATCACTTCCTCAAGTTGATGTAACAGAGCAAATTCAAGAAATTAAAGTTTTATTGCATGATATTATGAAAGAAAAGTACAAGAAATCGTGCGATTCAGCTAATAATTTTGTTACTGATATAGGAATTCGATTACGTAGTTCTGGAGTTTCTGAAAATTTTATTAATCAGTTAGTCTCATGGTTAATTTCATTGGAAGATCCAAAAACCAAAGAAGACCTCATTAATTCAAATGAAAAATTACGAGAATTTTATTTAAGTTCAACAATAAAATATATTTTTAGATATTTAAAAGTTACTGGCCCATTTCGAGACGAAGCTAATCAGAAAAAAGTGATTTGTTTAGTTGGTCCTACTGGTGTTGGAAAAACTACTACACTTGCAAAAATTGCAGCAAAATTAAAAATAAATGATGGTAAAAATGTTGAATTAGTTTCTTTAGATTCTTATAGAATTGCTGCTGCTGATCAATTAAGAATTTATTCAAAAATATTAGAATGTCCTTTTGCTGAACTTTCTGATAAAAATGAATTAATTAATTTTATTTCTAAAAAACATTCTTATCAATATATTTTAATTGATACAGCAGGTCGAAGTTCAAGATTTTCAGATCAAATGATGTCGCTTAAGAAATTAGGAGAAGCGCCATTACCAATTGAATTTCATTTGGTACTTTCTTGTACAATGAAGCAACGTGATATTGATGAAACAATTAGAGGATTTCGATTTTTATCACTATCTAGTTTAATTTTTACTAAGCTTGATGAATCTTGGGCTTTTGGCGAAATATTAAATAGTAGTATTCAAAATAAAATTCCACTTAGTTACTTTACTACAGGTCAGAGAGTTCCAGAAGATATAGAAATTGCATCAAAAGAGAGAGTTGTTGAAAGGTTACTTAGGCTTTAA
- a CDS encoding MinD/ParA family ATP-binding protein encodes MFDQASSLRELMRNVQKDSQVIVQKNEYQNKIPTVLAVSGGKGGVGKTLTTANLGLCMARMGMRTLLIDGDFGLANLDVVLNLRPQYTLDDVLCGERHLKDIIITGIEGVRVIPSSSGVMKVPELDKIQKLMLLDQIESLDEEFDVVLIDTPAGVSKNVQYWTSSAAEVIMVVTPEPTSLADCYASIKILSQMTLEKSFKLIVNMVKNDIEAKKIYEKISTLSDEYLQVRVEYLGFIPFDEAMRNSIRERIPCVQKYPFSLASQGLRDISRQIVTQGTVGQLKGTMQFFWRKMVSANTPDILGYR; translated from the coding sequence ATGTTTGATCAAGCTTCAAGTTTAAGAGAACTAATGAGAAATGTTCAAAAAGATAGTCAAGTTATAGTTCAGAAAAATGAATATCAAAATAAAATTCCAACTGTTCTTGCAGTTTCGGGTGGCAAAGGCGGAGTTGGCAAAACGTTGACCACTGCAAACTTAGGGCTTTGTATGGCTAGAATGGGAATGCGAACATTGCTTATCGATGGTGATTTTGGCCTCGCAAATTTGGATGTCGTTCTAAATTTAAGACCGCAATACACTTTAGATGATGTTTTATGTGGGGAACGCCATTTGAAAGATATTATTATTACAGGAATAGAAGGTGTTAGAGTCATACCCTCGTCAAGTGGAGTTATGAAAGTTCCTGAGCTGGATAAAATTCAAAAGCTAATGCTGTTAGATCAAATTGAATCTTTAGATGAAGAATTTGATGTTGTATTAATTGATACTCCTGCAGGAGTTTCAAAAAATGTTCAATATTGGACATCTTCAGCCGCAGAAGTCATAATGGTTGTAACGCCTGAGCCAACAAGTTTAGCAGATTGCTATGCGAGTATTAAAATTTTATCACAAATGACTTTAGAAAAATCTTTTAAATTAATTGTTAATATGGTTAAAAATGATATAGAAGCAAAAAAAATATACGAAAAGATTTCTACATTATCAGATGAATATTTGCAAGTTAGAGTTGAATATCTTGGCTTTATTCCATTTGATGAGGCGATGAGAAATTCAATACGAGAGCGTATTCCTTGTGTTCAAAAATATCCGTTTTCTTTAGCCTCTCAAGGTTTGAGAGATATATCAAGACAAATTGTAACTCAAGGAACTGTAGGGCAACTTAAAGGAACAATGCAATTTTTTTGGAGAAAAATGGTATCAGCGAACACTCCTGATATTCTTGGATATCGATAG
- a CDS encoding FliA/WhiG family RNA polymerase sigma factor has translation MSFSGAATKKQLVVETDLKIRQKRIPQNQTRAVPLTSDPMRNQIIMDYAPLIKYIAQKIAARLPSNIDLDDLFSAGVIGLMDAIDKYDPSRDNKFKTYAEFRVRGAMLDELRNQDWVPRSVRESNKKEDKAKLELEHKLGRPATEREVAEFLEVSLEEYQERMGRTRVSMMSLEELGGTNTNDKKSLLDCLENPNSKNPFMLLKNKGVRDIIMKTVEELPEKQKLVLSLYYYEDLNLKEIGRILDVTESRVSQLHTQAVQKLKIKLRHILQD, from the coding sequence ATGAGCTTTTCAGGAGCTGCAACTAAAAAGCAATTGGTAGTTGAAACTGATCTAAAAATTAGACAAAAGCGAATTCCTCAAAATCAAACACGTGCAGTTCCTTTAACGAGTGATCCGATGCGTAATCAAATTATAATGGATTACGCTCCTTTAATTAAATATATAGCGCAAAAAATTGCAGCACGTTTACCTTCTAATATTGATTTGGATGATTTATTTTCTGCCGGTGTGATAGGTTTAATGGATGCAATTGATAAATACGATCCTAGTAGAGATAATAAGTTTAAAACATACGCAGAATTTAGAGTGCGTGGTGCAATGTTAGATGAACTGAGAAACCAAGATTGGGTTCCTCGTAGTGTTAGAGAAAGTAACAAAAAAGAAGATAAAGCTAAATTAGAATTGGAACATAAATTAGGACGACCTGCTACAGAAAGAGAAGTTGCAGAATTTTTGGAAGTGTCTTTAGAAGAATATCAAGAGAGAATGGGGCGTACTCGGGTTTCTATGATGAGTCTTGAAGAATTAGGCGGAACGAATACAAACGACAAAAAATCACTTCTTGATTGTTTAGAAAATCCTAATTCTAAAAATCCTTTTATGCTTCTAAAAAATAAAGGAGTTCGTGATATTATTATGAAAACAGTAGAAGAATTACCAGAAAAACAAAAGCTAGTTTTGAGTCTATATTATTATGAAGACTTAAATTTAAAAGAAATTGGCCGAATATTAGACGTAACAGAATCTCGAGTATCGCAGCTCCATACTCAGGCTGTTCAAAAACTAAAAATTAAGCTCAGGCATATTTTGCAAGATTGA
- a CDS encoding response regulator: MGKYKPINKDSLILVVDDFPTMRKIVKSVLKQLGYQNIVEAEDGQLALNTLAVNPAIEFIVSDWNMPNMTGIELLKSVRAHKDERIKGLPFLMVTAEADKDNIVEAVKSGVSNYIVKPFNAATMKEKIDKIFVK, from the coding sequence ATGGGAAAATATAAACCAATAAACAAAGATTCTTTGATACTTGTTGTTGATGATTTTCCAACAATGAGGAAAATTGTGAAAAGTGTACTTAAACAACTTGGGTATCAAAATATAGTTGAAGCAGAAGATGGACAGCTTGCATTAAATACTCTTGCAGTCAATCCAGCAATTGAATTTATTGTCAGTGATTGGAACATGCCAAACATGACTGGAATCGAACTTTTAAAATCTGTACGAGCTCATAAAGATGAAAGAATTAAAGGTCTTCCATTTTTAATGGTTACGGCAGAGGCCGACAAAGATAATATTGTTGAAGCGGTAAAAAGTGGTGTAAGTAATTATATTGTAAAACCATTTAATGCAGCAACAATGAAAGAAAAGATAGATAAAATATTTGTAAAATAA
- a CDS encoding class I SAM-dependent methyltransferase encodes MINNCKSENEIKNLFNSSKILFELKKIPKEIIDENNFFVNSFCRFGFLNVNSEITKKFLTTSKETLLLSIAGVTAIGYKIIENDSNKKFKKNLIGSGEPLVLEKGSEVYYLSKENSGNILFVCEFNDYSNNFLIKEVLEEEKVKVEEELKSLNEYYFQYDKRYQKVYQEGAYLWEIDTPNEFLVKFLEEYSREEVGNKVIDLGCGEGRDSCYLAARGFDVLGVDVSVSAIEKAIEVARSKNVNPKFLIRDVFYLRNLPDIYYDLAINMGCLHMIDNKDQREMHIKRVFDIIKPGGYFLVAHCRSNWGEGFFSMPHWESVGKIVPGEAMERRIRTADGKEKFVKLDIFPYYEANEENLVSEITRSGFVLEKAFNEKTYAFGNTAIVLFRKPKN; translated from the coding sequence ATGATTAATAATTGTAAAAGTGAGAACGAAATAAAAAATTTATTTAATTCTAGTAAGATTTTATTTGAATTAAAGAAAATTCCTAAAGAGATAATTGATGAAAACAATTTTTTTGTGAATAGCTTTTGTCGGTTTGGATTTTTGAATGTTAATTCTGAAATAACTAAAAAATTCTTAACTACTTCTAAAGAAACTTTGCTACTTTCAATAGCTGGAGTAACAGCTATCGGCTATAAAATTATTGAAAATGATTCAAATAAAAAATTTAAAAAAAATCTAATTGGATCAGGTGAGCCTTTAGTCCTTGAGAAAGGTAGTGAAGTTTACTATTTATCTAAAGAAAATAGTGGAAATATACTTTTTGTGTGTGAATTTAATGATTATTCAAATAATTTTTTAATCAAAGAAGTACTAGAAGAAGAGAAAGTAAAAGTTGAAGAAGAATTAAAATCACTTAATGAGTATTATTTTCAATATGATAAAAGATATCAAAAAGTTTATCAAGAAGGAGCTTATCTTTGGGAAATTGATACACCAAATGAGTTTTTAGTAAAATTTCTAGAAGAATATTCAAGAGAAGAGGTTGGAAATAAGGTTATAGACTTAGGTTGTGGTGAGGGTCGAGACTCTTGTTATTTGGCTGCACGCGGCTTTGACGTTTTAGGTGTAGACGTATCTGTTAGTGCAATTGAAAAAGCAATAGAAGTCGCACGAAGCAAAAACGTTAATCCTAAATTTTTGATTAGAGATGTTTTTTATTTACGTAACTTACCTGATATTTATTATGACTTAGCAATTAATATGGGTTGTCTGCATATGATTGATAATAAAGATCAAAGAGAAATGCATATTAAAAGAGTATTTGATATTATAAAACCAGGCGGTTATTTTCTAGTAGCTCATTGTCGTTCAAATTGGGGAGAAGGATTTTTTTCAATGCCACATTGGGAAAGTGTTGGAAAAATAGTACCAGGTGAAGCTATGGAGCGAAGAATTAGAACCGCAGATGGAAAAGAGAAATTTGTAAAATTAGATATTTTCCCATATTATGAAGCAAATGAAGAAAATTTAGTCAGTGAAATTACAAGATCAGGTTTTGTCCTAGAAAAAGCTTTTAACGAAAAAACTTATGCATTTGGAAATACAGCAATAGTTTTATTTAGAAAGCCTAAAAATTAG